From Juglans regia cultivar Chandler chromosome 6, Walnut 2.0, whole genome shotgun sequence, the proteins below share one genomic window:
- the LOC109000820 gene encoding pentatricopeptide repeat-containing protein At1g08610 encodes MGYCISQQNHMVVFSSLHGLNGCSKLEGHHSGTCHCVIIKPPGLRLNCISKCDHQTQSCLHWRGVHGARRNVHFSQCRGLQRSFCIERDNEIDQDEWSSEDYRMIVDRNFRQHINSKKPSSSSLYLDGPFVENNEETNNGILQNFCSQGRLLDASRLIDIMARRNQIPHFPSCTNLIRGLIRMDRIDKAAKVLQVMVMSGGVPDIITYNMMVGGLCKRGLLRSAIDFLDEMSLSGCPPDVITYNTIIRSMCDKGNFDEAVGFWKDQLRKGCPPYLITYTVLIELVCKHCGTLRAIEVLEDIAIEGCYPDIITYNSLVNFTCKQGLYEDAALVVHNLLSHGMEPNAITYNTLLHSLCNRGCWDEVDEIVMIMRETSHTPTVVTYNILINGLCKVGLVDRAINFYNDMVFRNCSPDIVTYNTLLGALCKEGMVDEALRVLHILSGTNCYPCLITYNTVIDGLAKKGMMEKAMGLYGQMIENRIIPDAITHRCLVWGFSRADLIEKAVDILKDMGKRDHKAGNKAYRFVIQGLCKNKKVDLAIQVLELMISSRCRPDVTIYSMIIKGVAAAGMTKEANKLHRKLIEWNVLKEGTTLD; translated from the coding sequence ATGGGGTATTGCATTTCTCAACAGAATCATATGGTGGTATTTAGTAGTTTGCATGGTCTAAATGGGTGTTCCAAACTAGAGGGTCACCATTCTGGTACATGCCATTGCGTAATAATAAAACCACCTGGTTTGCGATTAAATTGCATAAGCAAGTGTGATCACCAAACTCAATCTTGTTTACATTGGAGGGGAGTTCATGGTGCTCGAAGAAATGTGCACTTTTCACAGTGTAGAGGGTTGCAAAGAAGTTTTTGCATTGAAAGAGACAATGAGATTGACCAAGATGAGTGGAGCTCTGAAGATTATAGAATGATTGTTGATAGAAATTTTAGACAGCATATAAATTCAAAGAAGCCTTCAAGTTCTTCGTTGTATCTTGATGGACCCTTTGTTGAAAACAATGAGGAAACCAACAATGGCATTCTTCAGAACTTCTGCAGCCAAGGGAGATTGTTAGATGCATCAAGGTTGATTGATATTATGGCACGTCGAAACCAAATTCCACATTTTCCTTCTTGCACAAACTTAATACGAGGCCTTATTAGAATGGATCGAATAGATAAGGCTGCCAAAGTCTTGCAAGTCATGGTCATGTCTGGTGGGGTTCCAGATATCATCACGTACAACATGATGGTTGGTGGTCTCTGCAAGAGAGGACTGTTAAGATCTGCCATTGACTTCTTAGATGAGATGAGCTTGAGTGGTTGCCCTCCTGATGTGATTACATATAATACGATAATCCGGTCGATGTGTGATAAAGGAAATTTTGATGAGGCTGTTGGATTTTGGAAGGACCAACTGAGAAAGGGTTGCCCTCCTTATCTGATTACCTACACAGTTCTCATCGAACTAGTCTGCAAGCACTGTGGAACTTTGAGGGCTATTGAAGTGTTGGAAGATATTGCAATTGAGGGCTGCTATCCTGATATTATTACCTATAATTCTTTGGTTAATTTTACCTGTAAGCAGGGCCTGTATGAGGATGCAGCTTTGGTTGTACATAATCTTTTATCTCATGGTATGGAACCCAATGCAATAACCTACAATACTCTTCTGCATTCTCTCTGTAACCGTGGGTGCTGGGATGAAGTAGATGAGATTGTGATGATCATGAGAGAAACTTCCCATACTCCTACTGTGGTTACTTACAATATCTTGATAAATGGTTTGTGTAAAGTTGGGCTTGTGGATCGTGCCATCAACTTTTACAATGATATGGTTTTCCGAAACTGTTCACCTGACATTGTAACTTACAACACCCTTCTAGGTGCTTTGTGTAAAGAGGGAATGGTTGACGAGGCCCTCCGAGTGCTTCACATTTTAAGTGGTACCAATTGTTATCCTTGTTTGATCACTTATAATACAGTAATTGATGGGTTGGCTAAGAAGGGTATGATGGAGAAAGCAATGGGACTCTATGGTCAAATGATAGAAAATCGGATCATTCCTGATGCTATTACCCATCGGTGTCTTGTTTGGGGCTTTTCTCGGGCGGATCTAATTGAGAAAGCTGTTGATATATTGAAGGATATGGGTAAGAGAGACCACAAGGCTGGAAATAAGGCCTATAGATTTGTGATCCAAGGATTATGTAAAAATAAGAAGGTGGATCTGGCAA